One genomic segment of bacterium includes these proteins:
- a CDS encoding T9SS type A sorting domain-containing protein — protein MKQLFILFTLFLFWGTSAFAQEIAGDSEETLLEQAMALDAEKYPAKYQVKTFDKELDVTHPLFIGVDDATIPSYVGNVNNNEWLQAFIGAQVWGAAFDVANNKIYFNSGTTLYEWPVGGTVTELGLITDTAGTNQSLVGLAFYNGELYGMKNIANEAIYKINISTRVATVYIDYVDLDFDLGGLAIDPNNGNIYATNDDTTPFGSGLFRINNDGSGTLITAYTAGQTDIDGLAVSNNSIAYLITDEPGSVYVYDLVGNAYLSPLNNPWATAETFSGGTWIYETGGAGFGFPEILYYTFDETGSDSTQNFASPGSGFDWAQLIGGMTIAPAGQFGSALNGTGGTGTTDYVNTGWNMNLGTSSWTISLWLNNIGTSAFCYLFGNDITTSFRCFTAGAAGTGNITLRGTGIANVNVNGVLPGPSVVHFVYDATVPEIRTYLNGVFQSAVAQSALNLNAAVPFKVGSYGTAASIPAGALLDEFRFYNRALDAAEVAATWNISIVPVELTSFTASVIGSDVKLLWETASELNNSGFSVERKIGESEFMEVAFVPGFGTTSEPKSYSFTDQNLRSGQYNYRLKQIDFDGTFTYSNEVAVDVAAPASFSLDQNYPNPFNPSTKITFSLAVDSKVSLKVFDVLGQQVASLIDQDLTQGVHTYDFNAAGINSGVYFYKIEATGVNGNEFTDVKKMILVK, from the coding sequence ATGAAACAACTCTTCATTTTATTCACTCTATTTCTCTTTTGGGGAACCTCTGCATTCGCACAGGAAATTGCAGGCGATTCAGAGGAGACATTACTTGAGCAGGCGATGGCTCTAGATGCTGAAAAATACCCTGCAAAGTATCAGGTAAAAACTTTTGACAAAGAATTGGATGTAACTCACCCCCTATTCATTGGTGTTGATGACGCTACTATCCCTTCTTACGTTGGTAATGTTAATAATAACGAATGGCTGCAGGCATTTATAGGGGCACAAGTTTGGGGTGCCGCCTTCGATGTTGCAAATAATAAAATATATTTCAACAGCGGTACAACTCTTTATGAATGGCCGGTAGGTGGTACAGTTACGGAGTTAGGATTAATCACTGATACTGCAGGTACAAATCAATCATTAGTTGGTCTTGCCTTCTATAATGGTGAACTATATGGCATGAAGAATATCGCCAACGAAGCTATCTATAAAATAAATATATCCACTCGCGTTGCTACTGTTTATATTGACTATGTCGATCTTGACTTCGACTTGGGCGGATTGGCAATTGACCCCAACAATGGAAACATTTACGCAACAAATGATGATACTACTCCATTTGGTTCAGGGTTGTTCCGTATTAATAACGATGGAAGCGGAACATTGATAACAGCATATACAGCTGGTCAGACCGATATCGATGGTTTGGCTGTTAGCAATAACAGTATTGCTTATTTGATAACTGATGAACCTGGCAGCGTATATGTCTATGATCTTGTAGGTAATGCTTATCTCTCACCTCTAAATAATCCCTGGGCAACAGCCGAGACTTTTAGTGGTGGAACATGGATATACGAGACAGGTGGTGCGGGCTTCGGTTTTCCTGAAATTCTTTATTACACATTTGACGAAACCGGATCTGATTCTACTCAGAACTTTGCTTCACCAGGAAGCGGTTTTGACTGGGCTCAACTTATTGGTGGGATGACAATCGCACCAGCCGGTCAATTCGGTTCAGCTCTTAACGGTACGGGCGGAACCGGAACTACAGACTATGTGAACACTGGATGGAATATGAATTTGGGTACTTCAAGCTGGACAATATCTTTATGGCTTAATAATATAGGTACTTCTGCTTTCTGTTACCTGTTTGGTAATGATATAACAACCAGCTTCAGATGTTTCACTGCAGGTGCTGCAGGCACAGGTAATATTACATTAAGAGGAACCGGAATCGCAAATGTAAATGTGAATGGTGTTCTGCCCGGACCGAGTGTAGTTCACTTTGTGTATGATGCAACAGTACCTGAAATCAGAACATATCTTAACGGTGTATTTCAATCAGCAGTTGCCCAGTCAGCATTGAATTTAAATGCGGCTGTTCCTTTTAAAGTCGGCAGTTACGGTACTGCGGCAAGCATTCCTGCCGGCGCTTTACTTGATGAATTCAGATTCTACAACCGAGCACTTGATGCAGCAGAAGTTGCAGCCACCTGGAACATTTCTATTGTTCCTGTCGAACTGACTTCTTTCACTGCTTCTGTTATCGGCAGCGATGTTAAACTGCTCTGGGAAACTGCTTCTGAACTGAACAACAGCGGTTTCAGTGTTGAGAGAAAAATTGGTGAATCTGAATTTATGGAAGTTGCTTTTGTTCCTGGCTTCGGTACTACTTCTGAACCAAAGTCATACTCTTTCACTGACCAGAATCTTCGTTCGGGTCAGTATAATTACAGACTAAAGCAGATTGATTTCGACGGAACATTCACTTACTCAAATGAAGTTGCTGTTGATGTCGCTGCTCCTGCTTCTTTCAGCCTTGATCAGAACTACCCGAACCCGTTCAACCCAAGCACAAAGATTACATTCTCACTGGCTGTTGATTCTAAAGTTAGTCTGAAAGTATTTGATGTTCTTGGTCAACAGGTTGCTTCGTTGATTGATCAGGACCTGACACAGGGAGTTCACACTTATGACTTTAATGCTGCTGGTATTAACAGTGGTGTTTATTTCTACAAGATTGAAGCTACCGGTGTTAACGGAAATGAATTCACTGATGTAAAGAAGATGATCCTAGTTAAATAA
- a CDS encoding deoxyribodipyrimidine photo-lyase gives MIEARIIILQQGKSTNGPVVYWMSRDQRIHDNWALIFAQELAIKERKSLVVIFNLVSDFLEATIRQYSFMIKGLQEIEKVLINYKIPFYIFQGKPETEIPKFLREIKASAIISEFDPLKIKRRWKRDVAREIEIPFYEVDAHNIVPCLQVSSKLEFAAYTIRPKIHKLLPEFMDEFPEIKKMRKQDYLDSEKVEWKKVISSLKINQEVKEVDWIKPGESAASDALKNFLENRFERYAEDRNDPNKNALSNLSPYLHFGQISAQRIALTVQQFYRGHPSTEAFLEELIVRKELSDNFCYFNTEYDSFNGFHNWAKETLNQHKKDRREFTYSLKEFEQAKTHEDLWNAAQKEMITSGKMHGYMRMYWAKKILEWSKSPEEALRIAIYLNDKYELDGRDPNGYTGCAWSIGGVHDRAWTERPVFGKIRYMNRNGAARKFDVGSYIKRFI, from the coding sequence ATGATTGAAGCCAGAATAATAATTCTTCAACAAGGGAAGTCAACTAACGGACCTGTCGTTTACTGGATGAGCAGGGATCAGCGGATTCATGATAACTGGGCTTTAATATTTGCTCAAGAACTTGCCATAAAGGAAAGAAAAAGTCTGGTTGTGATATTTAATCTGGTATCGGATTTTCTTGAAGCAACAATACGGCAATACAGTTTTATGATCAAAGGATTGCAGGAGATTGAAAAAGTATTAATCAATTACAAAATTCCATTCTATATATTTCAAGGCAAACCAGAAACTGAAATCCCAAAATTTTTGAGAGAAATAAAAGCTTCAGCAATCATATCTGAATTTGATCCGCTTAAAATAAAACGAAGATGGAAGAGAGACGTAGCCAGGGAAATCGAAATTCCCTTTTATGAAGTTGATGCCCACAATATTGTCCCTTGTTTGCAAGTCTCAAGCAAATTGGAGTTTGCTGCTTATACTATCCGACCGAAAATACATAAACTGCTGCCGGAGTTTATGGATGAGTTTCCGGAAATTAAAAAGATGAGAAAGCAAGATTATCTTGATTCTGAAAAAGTAGAATGGAAGAAAGTAATATCTTCATTAAAAATTAATCAGGAAGTAAAAGAAGTTGACTGGATAAAACCGGGTGAATCTGCAGCTTCAGATGCATTGAAGAATTTTCTGGAGAACAGATTTGAGCGTTACGCAGAGGATAGAAACGATCCAAATAAAAATGCACTTTCAAATCTTTCACCTTACCTGCACTTCGGTCAGATTTCTGCTCAGAGAATCGCGCTAACTGTTCAACAGTTTTACCGTGGTCATCCATCTACAGAAGCTTTTCTCGAAGAGTTGATCGTTCGCAAGGAACTCTCCGATAATTTCTGCTATTTCAATACCGAGTATGATTCATTTAATGGATTTCATAACTGGGCAAAGGAGACGTTGAATCAACATAAAAAAGACAGAAGAGAATTTACTTACTCTTTAAAAGAATTCGAGCAAGCGAAAACCCACGAAGACCTTTGGAACGCAGCACAGAAAGAAATGATTACTTCCGGTAAAATGCATGGTTATATGAGAATGTACTGGGCAAAGAAAATTCTTGAGTGGAGTAAATCACCTGAAGAAGCTTTGCGTATTGCAATCTATTTAAATGATAAATATGAACTTGACGGCAGAGATCCTAATGGCTATACTGGTTGTGCCTGGTCTATTGGTGGAGTGCATGACAGAGCTTGGACAGAGCGACCTGTGTTTGGTAAAATCAGGTATATGAACCGGAATGGAGCAGCGCGCAAATTTGACGTCGGCAGCTATATAAAACGGTTCATTTAG
- a CDS encoding PAS domain S-box protein: protein MIHKPPKLQLSLTIQFAVFFIIVAGFIYFYFSQKFEEEVLDKFMFKAEVITKFIEQNPEYFNSNKFGEKTEIIQLMSLNEINYLVLENNQAQLVDAVNLDLAEYYLYVSADKRDYISYDESIYKVVLPVQQGETQLGKVYLGFNAKKIASELRSKTLLTALFSLTILLAGMIFTYFLSSISFRPITKLISALSKSDREEQKLLLSNFKNDEIGILAQRIYGILNELDKSSNEVENLNEKLKSLFREKIYELDVEISHRKKAEIFLKKTEEMFKILFESAPIGMLIVSNEGKLIKANKAFCNTVGYDEFEITRLHLKSFFEGTTIGNMKSTYHKIMESESLDLEAKITKRSGRKLYTLLKSIKIRDEEGQPINTLLQVLDISEIKRVQGELEQALEQAKEADRLKSAFLAQMSHEIRTPLNVILPSIPILADELGEKDKEMVSILHAVDNAGKRLYRTIDMILSMSAVQSGNYKPKFEKFSLEADLRNLTHEFTTICKEKGLEIFFSADCAGSEISADRYTIGQVFQNLIGNAVKYTQKGNIKVSIEDYEENKVIVRIADTGIGMSEKYLKNLFTPFSQEDAGQTRKYEGNGLGLALVKEYVTLNKGHISVKSQKNKGSEFSVVFEKKLIRVTAEDRNLMLDEV from the coding sequence ATGATTCATAAACCGCCAAAACTTCAATTAAGTCTTACAATTCAGTTTGCTGTCTTCTTCATTATTGTGGCTGGATTCATCTACTTTTACTTTAGCCAGAAGTTTGAAGAAGAAGTACTGGATAAATTTATGTTCAAGGCGGAAGTAATAACAAAGTTTATTGAGCAGAATCCGGAATATTTTAATTCAAATAAATTCGGCGAAAAAACTGAAATTATTCAGCTGATGTCTTTGAATGAAATCAACTACCTTGTTCTTGAAAACAATCAGGCGCAATTAGTTGATGCTGTTAACCTGGATCTTGCTGAGTATTACTTATACGTCTCAGCAGATAAGAGAGATTACATATCATATGATGAAAGCATTTATAAAGTTGTGTTGCCTGTCCAACAAGGCGAGACTCAGCTGGGAAAAGTTTATCTGGGTTTTAATGCTAAAAAAATCGCTTCTGAACTAAGAAGTAAGACTCTCTTAACCGCACTTTTCAGCTTAACAATTCTATTGGCGGGAATGATATTCACATACTTCTTGAGTTCAATTTCATTCCGGCCGATTACAAAGCTTATATCAGCGTTAAGTAAATCAGACAGAGAAGAACAAAAACTTCTCTTAAGCAATTTTAAAAATGATGAAATTGGAATACTTGCCCAGCGAATTTATGGTATATTGAATGAGCTAGATAAGTCATCGAATGAAGTAGAAAATTTAAATGAAAAATTAAAAAGTTTATTCAGAGAAAAAATCTATGAGCTTGATGTAGAAATAAGTCACAGAAAAAAGGCGGAAATTTTCTTAAAGAAAACCGAGGAAATGTTCAAAATTCTTTTTGAGAGTGCGCCAATAGGAATGTTAATTGTTTCTAATGAAGGAAAACTTATAAAAGCTAATAAAGCATTTTGTAATACTGTAGGATATGATGAATTTGAAATTACAAGGCTGCACCTTAAAAGTTTTTTTGAGGGAACGACCATTGGTAATATGAAATCAACCTACCACAAAATTATGGAAAGTGAAAGTCTGGACCTTGAAGCTAAGATAACTAAGAGAAGCGGACGAAAATTATATACACTTTTGAAATCAATTAAAATCAGAGATGAAGAGGGTCAACCGATAAATACACTTCTTCAGGTTCTGGATATTTCTGAAATCAAAAGAGTGCAGGGCGAGCTGGAACAGGCACTTGAACAGGCAAAAGAAGCTGACAGACTCAAAAGCGCATTTCTTGCTCAAATGTCACATGAAATCAGAACACCACTAAATGTTATTCTCCCTTCAATTCCGATTCTTGCTGATGAGTTGGGTGAGAAGGATAAGGAAATGGTATCGATTCTTCATGCGGTGGATAACGCAGGGAAACGACTTTATAGAACTATAGATATGATATTATCAATGTCAGCAGTTCAAAGTGGAAACTACAAACCAAAGTTTGAAAAATTTAGTCTTGAGGCTGACCTGAGAAATCTAACACACGAGTTTACCACAATTTGTAAAGAAAAGGGATTGGAAATATTTTTTAGTGCTGATTGTGCGGGTTCAGAAATCTCCGCTGACAGATATACCATAGGTCAGGTTTTCCAGAACTTAATAGGCAACGCTGTAAAGTACACTCAAAAAGGTAACATAAAAGTTTCCATTGAGGACTACGAAGAAAATAAAGTGATTGTGAGAATTGCAGACACAGGAATCGGAATGTCGGAAAAATATTTGAAAAATCTTTTTACACCTTTCTCTCAGGAAGATGCCGGACAAACAAGAAAATACGAGGGCAATGGTCTGGGACTTGCGCTTGTCAAAGAATATGTCACGCTGAACAAAGGACATATTTCTGTCAAAAGTCAAAAGAATAAAGGTTCTGAATTCTCAGTAGTTTTTGAAAAGAAACTCATCAGAGTTACGGCTGAAGATAGAAACCTGATGCTTGACGAAGTATAA
- a CDS encoding NADP-dependent isocitrate dehydrogenase, which produces MKKFEIVLIKGDGIGPEIADAVEQIFDAADIPIKWIEKNAGLSVLEKHPTGIPQETFEAIRKYKVALKGPTTTPVGTGHKSVNVTLRKSLELYANIRPAKSLPGVRTRFDNVDLIIVRENIEDTYGGIEHIQTGDVAQCLKLITRPGSMRIAKYAFEMAKLYGRKKITAVHKANIHKLTDGLFLECFNEVAREYPDIKSDDLIVDNTCMQLVTNPERFDVLVLPNLFGDIVSDLSAGLVGGLGVAPGGNIGDEAAIFESVHGSAPDIAGQGVANPTALLLSALQMLQHIGFHKTKIRIEEALLQTLKDGIKTRDLGGKANTAEFTNAIIQRLQSADENEFINPKPLQIKSDLLQTHKEKVEDCHGVDVFIESYEGIPKVPEKVDHLQLKMISNRGTKVYPGVKPDIWLVDHYRCRYVAKDENGNYLRISDEEIFHLLRELYVRRFNWMHIEKLRVFDGETGYTKAQGE; this is translated from the coding sequence ATGAAGAAATTTGAAATCGTACTGATAAAAGGTGATGGTATCGGTCCGGAAATAGCAGATGCTGTTGAACAAATTTTCGATGCGGCAGATATACCAATTAAATGGATTGAAAAAAATGCAGGTCTTTCAGTTCTGGAAAAACATCCGACAGGAATTCCGCAGGAAACATTTGAAGCTATCCGTAAGTACAAGGTTGCACTAAAAGGACCAACAACAACACCAGTGGGGACCGGGCATAAATCAGTCAATGTCACATTGAGAAAATCGCTGGAACTTTATGCAAATATTCGTCCGGCCAAATCTCTTCCCGGAGTCAGAACAAGATTTGATAATGTTGATTTAATTATCGTACGCGAGAATATTGAAGATACTTACGGCGGTATTGAGCATATTCAAACAGGCGATGTTGCTCAATGTTTAAAACTCATTACGAGACCAGGTTCTATGCGTATTGCAAAGTATGCATTTGAAATGGCAAAACTTTATGGCAGAAAAAAAATAACAGCAGTTCACAAAGCAAATATTCATAAACTCACTGACGGTTTGTTCCTTGAATGTTTTAACGAAGTAGCCAGAGAATATCCCGATATTAAGTCTGATGATCTGATTGTAGATAATACCTGTATGCAGCTTGTAACCAATCCCGAAAGATTCGATGTTCTGGTGCTTCCTAATTTATTCGGAGATATTGTTAGTGATCTATCAGCCGGATTAGTGGGTGGACTTGGTGTTGCCCCGGGAGGAAATATCGGGGATGAAGCAGCAATTTTTGAATCAGTGCACGGTTCTGCACCGGATATTGCCGGTCAGGGTGTGGCAAATCCAACAGCACTTCTTTTATCTGCACTACAGATGCTTCAGCATATTGGCTTTCACAAAACTAAAATCAGAATTGAAGAAGCTCTTCTTCAGACTTTAAAAGATGGAATTAAAACCCGTGATCTTGGCGGTAAGGCTAACACCGCTGAGTTTACAAACGCAATAATTCAACGTTTGCAATCTGCAGATGAAAATGAATTTATTAATCCCAAACCTTTACAGATAAAAAGCGATCTTCTTCAGACTCATAAAGAAAAAGTTGAAGATTGTCATGGTGTAGATGTATTTATTGAAAGCTATGAGGGTATTCCAAAAGTTCCGGAGAAAGTGGATCATTTGCAATTAAAGATGATCAGCAACCGAGGAACAAAAGTTTATCCCGGAGTGAAGCCTGATATCTGGCTCGTTGATCACTACCGATGCCGTTATGTCGCTAAGGATGAGAATGGTAATTATCTCCGGATCAGTGATGAAGAAATATTCCATCTGCTTAGAGAATTGTATGTAAGGCGGTTCAATTGGATGCACATTGAAAAACTGCGTGTGTTTGACGGTGAAACTGGTTATACCAAAGCACAGGGAGAATGA
- a CDS encoding rhodanese-related sulfurtransferase yields the protein MKILNSDKVLLFYKYVNVENPDKIVLEHLQWCLQNDIKGRIFFAKEGVNGTVSGTVENIKKYKLQLTSYPEFIDIWFKEDDADEHAFRKMHVRLKNEIVHGDLEDVSIEHGGKKLSPEQLLQMYQDGKDFLIVDARNWYESKIGKFKNAITPPMKNFREWKKVVDEDLQEYKNKTVITYCTGGIRCEKASAYMVESGFKDVYQLNGGIVNFIKKFPDTYWEGGMFVFDERRVVNPNSKEELKHIAECYFCGKPTSYYINCHNVDCDKIIVSCHECKVMNDYCCSDECRASMNERKVFHG from the coding sequence ATGAAAATCTTGAATAGTGATAAAGTTCTTCTATTCTATAAATATGTAAATGTTGAAAATCCTGATAAAATCGTTCTGGAACATCTTCAATGGTGTTTGCAAAATGATATTAAAGGCAGAATCTTTTTTGCCAAAGAAGGTGTAAATGGAACGGTTTCAGGAACAGTTGAGAATATTAAAAAATATAAGCTTCAACTAACAAGCTATCCGGAATTTATTGATATATGGTTCAAGGAAGATGACGCCGATGAACATGCATTTAGAAAAATGCATGTCAGATTGAAGAATGAAATTGTTCACGGAGATTTGGAAGATGTTTCGATTGAACACGGAGGGAAGAAACTTTCTCCCGAGCAATTATTACAAATGTATCAGGACGGAAAAGACTTTTTGATTGTCGATGCACGTAATTGGTACGAAAGTAAAATCGGAAAATTTAAAAATGCGATTACTCCACCGATGAAAAATTTTCGCGAATGGAAAAAAGTCGTCGATGAAGATTTACAAGAATATAAAAATAAAACTGTTATTACGTATTGTACGGGTGGAATCCGATGTGAAAAGGCTTCTGCATATATGGTTGAAAGCGGATTTAAAGATGTTTATCAACTGAATGGCGGAATTGTAAATTTCATTAAAAAATTTCCTGATACTTACTGGGAAGGCGGGATGTTCGTCTTTGACGAAAGAAGAGTTGTAAATCCGAATTCGAAAGAAGAATTAAAGCATATCGCTGAGTGTTACTTCTGCGGAAAACCGACATCATATTACATCAACTGCCACAATGTTGATTGCGATAAAATTATTGTCTCCTGTCATGAGTGTAAAGTTATGAATGATTATTGCTGTTCAGATGAGTGCAGAGCCAGTATGAATGAAAGAAAAGTATTTCATGGCTAA
- a CDS encoding DUF2911 domain-containing protein, whose protein sequence is MFKTFQLSLALIFIFSFIAFGQQVKTPRPSPDAAVTQMIGVTEVKIDYSSPGVKGRKIWGELVPFGEIWRTGANEVTSITFSDPVKVNGNDLPSGTYGIHTVPGESEWEFIFSKDTKVDGSSNFDKEKEVLRVKSKPEEHHFMERMTFLFTDVTDNSANVNLMWDKLKVSFKVETSTQELFLSNARQQLSWSPTFQAAQYCLNSNTNLEEALRWAEASCLINEVYWNTRVKAQLQNKLGMKDEAIATMEKAVALGGKMESAPFDFDNMKKMLEDWKK, encoded by the coding sequence ATGTTTAAAACATTTCAGCTTTCACTGGCACTTATTTTTATTTTTTCATTTATTGCATTCGGACAGCAGGTTAAAACTCCGCGCCCGAGTCCCGATGCAGCCGTAACACAAATGATTGGCGTTACAGAAGTAAAGATTGATTATAGTTCACCCGGAGTGAAAGGAAGAAAAATCTGGGGGGAGCTTGTTCCATTCGGCGAGATCTGGCGCACCGGTGCAAATGAAGTTACATCGATTACTTTCAGCGATCCTGTAAAAGTGAATGGAAACGATCTTCCTTCCGGTACTTACGGAATTCACACAGTACCTGGAGAAAGCGAATGGGAATTTATTTTCAGTAAGGATACCAAAGTAGATGGCAGTTCAAATTTTGATAAAGAAAAAGAAGTACTGCGTGTTAAATCAAAACCAGAAGAGCATCATTTTATGGAAAGAATGACTTTTCTTTTCACGGATGTTACCGATAATTCTGCTAATGTAAATCTTATGTGGGACAAATTAAAAGTTTCCTTCAAGGTTGAGACAAGCACACAGGAATTATTCCTCAGCAATGCGAGACAACAGTTAAGCTGGTCACCAACTTTCCAGGCTGCTCAGTACTGCTTGAATTCAAATACAAATCTTGAAGAAGCTTTAAGATGGGCTGAAGCATCCTGCCTTATAAATGAAGTTTACTGGAATACAAGAGTTAAGGCTCAGCTTCAAAATAAACTTGGTATGAAAGACGAAGCAATAGCTACAATGGAAAAAGCAGTTGCACTTGGTGGTAAAATGGAAAGTGCCCCGTTTGATTTTGACAATATGAAAAAGATGTTGGAAGACTGGAAAAAGTAA
- a CDS encoding TonB family protein produces the protein MYRILLIAFLLITISVNAQIDSLISYHNNGKIESIVHLKDKVRDGDARFFWENGNIKEELSYVNGRVEGLVRKYNENGILKEMFTIENGKREGPTSLFDSTGKYIDDIYYEEGILVVDKIVLDTGIKQEEKKPEEVAELKKQKKQNKKKQSSDDFVPPTVEEEKNYEDDPAFYKTVEVMPEPYGGMDAIYKKIGYPEDAKDNEVEGVVKILALIDRDGEVIDAQVVEGIGYGCDEAARLAILYHRFKPGLIKGQKVKVQMEIPIEFKLSENN, from the coding sequence ATGTACAGGATATTACTAATTGCTTTTTTGCTGATTACTATTAGCGTCAACGCGCAAATTGACTCACTAATTTCATATCATAATAATGGAAAGATTGAGTCAATCGTTCATTTAAAGGACAAAGTTCGCGATGGTGATGCACGTTTCTTTTGGGAAAATGGAAATATTAAAGAAGAACTTTCTTACGTTAATGGACGGGTTGAAGGTCTGGTACGAAAGTACAATGAAAATGGAATTCTTAAGGAAATGTTCACCATTGAAAACGGAAAAAGAGAAGGACCAACCTCATTATTTGACAGTACGGGAAAATATATCGATGATATTTATTACGAAGAAGGAATATTAGTTGTTGATAAAATTGTTCTTGACACCGGAATTAAGCAGGAAGAAAAGAAACCGGAGGAAGTTGCCGAACTGAAAAAACAAAAAAAGCAGAACAAAAAAAAGCAAAGCAGCGATGATTTTGTACCGCCTACTGTAGAAGAAGAAAAAAATTATGAAGATGATCCTGCTTTCTACAAAACAGTTGAAGTAATGCCGGAACCTTATGGGGGAATGGACGCCATCTATAAAAAAATTGGCTATCCTGAAGATGCAAAAGATAATGAAGTCGAAGGCGTGGTTAAGATTTTAGCTTTAATTGACCGTGATGGAGAAGTTATCGACGCTCAGGTTGTTGAAGGAATTGGTTACGGTTGTGATGAAGCAGCAAGACTTGCGATTCTGTATCATCGCTTCAAACCCGGCTTGATAAAAGGACAAAAAGTAAAAGTGCAGATGGAAATTCCAATTGAATTTAAGTTGAGCGAAAACAACTAG
- a CDS encoding 4-phosphoerythronate dehydrogenase translates to MKLIVDENIAFAREAFSGFGDVILVDGRSLTNRDIKDADVLIVRSITQVDENLLAGSKVQFIGTATIGTDHIALDYLEKRNIKFADARGCNADSVAEYVFTALLKVASENNISLKDKTIGIVGIGNIGSRMVRIAESFGMKVLKNDPPLERAGIGKDYVSLEEILKADIVTFHVPLTVDGIDKTHHLLNESNLKLIKENAIIINTSRGPVIDNSALLEETKKKKFLLILDVWEEEPRVNLDLLGLAKVASAHIAGYSFEGKVNGTKMIHNALCQHLRIKLGWIPDLPSLDKTELTLSEGNSDQVKLYKLLSSIYNIEEDDRRLRRISDYKADEQSAYFDKLRKTYPVRREFSNFTVLLTGKDEHLRPFLESLRFKIQLI, encoded by the coding sequence ATGAAACTTATTGTTGATGAAAATATAGCATTTGCTCGCGAAGCATTTTCCGGTTTTGGTGATGTGATATTAGTTGATGGGCGATCTCTTACAAACAGAGATATCAAAGATGCAGATGTATTAATCGTTCGTTCTATTACCCAAGTAGATGAAAATTTATTAGCTGGAAGCAAAGTTCAATTTATCGGAACAGCAACAATCGGAACTGATCATATTGCTCTTGATTACCTGGAAAAAAGAAACATAAAATTCGCTGATGCAAGGGGTTGTAACGCAGATTCTGTCGCAGAGTATGTTTTTACAGCTTTGTTGAAGGTTGCTTCTGAAAATAACATTAGTCTGAAAGATAAAACTATTGGAATTGTCGGAATCGGAAATATCGGAAGCCGTATGGTTAGAATTGCAGAATCTTTCGGAATGAAAGTTCTGAAAAACGATCCGCCGCTGGAACGTGCAGGAATCGGGAAAGATTATGTAAGTCTGGAAGAGATTTTAAAAGCGGATATCGTTACTTTTCATGTTCCACTTACAGTTGATGGAATCGATAAAACACATCATCTGCTTAATGAAAGTAATCTGAAACTGATAAAAGAGAATGCGATAATTATTAATACTTCAAGAGGTCCTGTAATTGATAATTCAGCGCTTCTCGAAGAAACCAAGAAGAAAAAATTTCTTTTAATACTTGATGTTTGGGAAGAAGAACCTCGTGTTAATCTTGACTTGTTAGGTTTAGCTAAAGTTGCAAGTGCTCACATCGCAGGATATTCTTTTGAAGGAAAAGTTAACGGGACTAAAATGATTCATAATGCACTTTGCCAACATTTAAGGATAAAACTGGGTTGGATACCAGATCTACCATCGTTAGATAAAACGGAATTGACACTGTCGGAAGGAAATTCTGACCAAGTAAAATTATATAAACTGCTTTCGTCAATCTATAATATAGAAGAAGATGACAGACGATTAAGACGAATTTCAGATTACAAAGCCGATGAGCAGTCAGCTTATTTTGATAAGCTAAGAAAAACTTATCCAGTTCGAAGAGAGTTCAGCAATTTTACCGTTCTTCTTACTGGAAAAGATGAACACCTGAGACCGTTTCTCGAATCACTCCGCTTCAAAATACAATTAATCTAG